A single Populus nigra chromosome 13, ddPopNigr1.1, whole genome shotgun sequence DNA region contains:
- the LOC133671375 gene encoding auxin response factor 8-like yields MKLSTSGLGGQQAGQEGEKKCLNSELWHACAGPLVSLPTMGSRVVYFPQGHSEQVAATTNKEVDAHIPNYPSLPPQLICQLHNVTMHADVETDEVYAQMTLQPLTPQEQKETFLPLDLGMPSKQPTNYFCKTLTASDTSTHGGFSVPRRAAEKVFPPLDFTQQPPAQELIARDLHDVEWKFRHIFRGQPKRHLLTTGWSVFVSAKRLVAGDSVLFIWNEKNQLLLGIRRATRPQTVMPSSVLSSDSMHIGLLAAAAHAAATNSCFTVFYNPRASPSEFVIPLSKYVKAVFHIRVSVGMRFRMLFETEESSVRRYMGTITGTSDLDPVRWPNSHWRSVKVGWDESTAGERQPRVSLWEIEPLTSFPMYPSLFPLRLKRPWHLGSSSLLDSRDEASNGLIWLKGGSGEQGLPSLNFQANMLPWMQQRLDPTMLGNDHNQRYQAMLAAGMQNLGGGDPLRQQFMQLQQPFQYPQQSSSPNPLLQLQQQHQAMQQSIPHNILQPQNQISSDSLPRHLLQQQLNNQPGDQAQQHQHAYHDGLHIQTDLLQRQQSNLPSPSFSKTEYMDSSPKFTVSTTPMQNMLGSLCTEGSGNLLDFTRAGQSTLTEQLPQQSWVPKYAHHDVNAFSNSLSLPRTYPEKDLSVEAENCNSDAQNPTFFGLLLPTTVPRYPTSTVDTDVSSMPLGDSGFQNSLYGCVQDSSELLPNAGQMDPPTPSRTFVKVYKSGSVGRSLDISRFSSYHELREELAQMFGIEGKLENPHRSGWQLVFVDRENDVLLLGDDPWELFVNNVWYIKILSPEDVLKMGEQGFESSGPNAVKG; encoded by the exons ATGAAGCTTTCAACATCAGGGTTGGGTGGTCAGCAAGCGGGTCAAGAAG GGGAGAAGAAATGTTTGAATTCAGAGTTGTGGCATGCTTGTGCTGGACCACTGGTGTCCCTACCAACTATGGGGAGCAGAGTGGTCTACTTCCCTCAGGGTCACAGTGAGCAG GTAGCTGCAACTACTAACAAAGAAGTTGATGCACACATACCAAATTATCCCAGCTTGCCGCCCCAGTTGATATGCCAGCTCCACAATGTCACTATGCAT GCAGATGTTGAAACAGACGAAGTTTATGCCCAGATGACATTACAGCCTTTGACACCT CAAGAGCAAAAGGAGACTTTTCTTCCCTTGGACTTGGGAATGCCAAGCAAGCAGCCCACAAATTATTTTTGCAAGACATTGACTGCAAGTGATACTAGCACACATGGAGGATTTTCTGTTCCTCGTCGCGCTGCTGAGAAAGTCTTTCCTCCCCTG GATTTCACCCAGCAGCCTCCAGCTCAGGAACTTATCGCTAGGGATCTCCATGATGTTGAATGGAAGTTTCGGCATATTTTCCGAG GACAGCCCAAACGGCATCTACTTACGACAGGTTGGAGTGTGTTTGTAAGTGCCAAAAGACTTGTTGCTGGAGATTCTGTTCTTTTTATCTG GAATGAGAAAAACCAGCTTCTTTTGGGAATTCGCCGTGCCACACGACCGCAAACTGTAATGCCATCATCTGTGTTATCTAGTGATAGCATGCACATTGGACtccttgctgctgctgctcatGCTGCTGCGACTAATAGCTGTTTCACAGTGTTCTATAACCCAAG GGCTAGTCCATCTGAGTTTGTTATACCTCTATCCAAATATGTTAAAGCAGTTTTTCACATACGCGTTTCAGTTGGAATGCGCTTCCGGATGCTTTTTGAGACTGAAGAATCAAGTGTCCGTAG GTACATGGGAACGATAACTGGCACAAGTGATCTAGATCCTGTTCGCTGGCCTAATTCACATTGGCGATCTGTCAAG GTTGGTTGGGATGAGTCCACAGCAGGTGAGAGGCAGCCAAGGGTGTCTTTATGGGAGATTGAACCTTTAACCAGTTTTCCCATGTATCCATCACTATTTCCCCTCCGACTGAAACGGCCTTGGCATCTTGGGTCCTCATCTTTGCTTG ATAGCAGAGATGAAGCAAGTAATGGCTTAATATGGCTAAAGGGTGGAAGTGGAGAACAAGGTCTTCCATCTCTGAATTTTCAAGCTAATATGCTCCCCTGGATGCAGCAGAGGCTAGATCCAACGATGCTGGGAAATGATCATAATCAGCGGTACCAGGCCATGTTGGCGGCTGGTATGCAAAATCTGGGAGGTGGAGATCCCTTGAGGCAGCAATTTATGCAGCTTCAGCAGCCTTTTCAATACCCCCAACAGTCTAGCAGCCCCAATCCACTGTTGCAGCTGCAGCAGCAACATCAAGCAATGCAACAATCCATCCCTCATAATATTCTGCAACCACAAAACCAAATTTCTTCGGACAGCTTGCCCCGTCACCTCCTACAGCAGCAACTCAACAATCAGCCAGGTGATCAGGCTCAGCAACACCAACATGCCTATCATGATGGACTGCACATTCAAACTGATCTACTCCAGAGACAACAGTCAAATTTGCCTTCTCCATCATTTTCAAAAACAGAATACATGGACTCAAGCCCAAAGTTCACAGTATCTACGACCCCAATGCAAAACATGCTAGGTTCTTTGTGTACAGAAGGGAGCGGTAATCTTTTGGACTTCACCAGAGCTGGTCAGTCCACACTAACTGAACAGTTACCCCAACAGTCCTGGGTCCCAAAGTATGCACATCATGATGTCAATGCTTTTTCTAATTCACTCTCTCTCCCACGAACCTACCCTGAGAAAGATCTTTCAGTGGAAGCAGAAAACTGTAATTCTGATGCCCAGAATCCTACTTTCTTTGGACTCCTGCTACCTACCACAGTGCCCAGATATCCTACTTCAACAGTTGATACTGATGTTTCCTCAATGCCATTAGGGGATTCTGGGTTCCAGAATTCTCTGTATGGTTGTGTGCAAGACTCTTCTGAGTTATTGCCAAATGCAGGACAGATGGACCCACCAACCCCAAGTCGAACATTTGTCAAG gtCTACAAATCAGGATCGGTTGGGCGCTCATTGGACATATCCCGGTTCAGCAGCTATCATGAGCTGCGAGAAGAACTGGCTCAGATGTTTGGAATTGAGGGGAAATTGGAAAACCCTCATAGATCAGGCTGGCAGCTTGTATTTGTCGACAGGGAGAATGATGTACTTCTCCTTGGAGATGATCCCTGGGA GTTATTTGTGAACAATGTTTGGTATATAAAGATACTCTCTCCGGAGGACGTTTTAAAAATGGGAGAGCAGGGTTTTGAATCCTCTGGCCCAAATGCTGTCAAAGGATGA
- the LOC133671376 gene encoding nascent polypeptide-associated complex subunit beta-like has product MNREKLMKMAGSVRTGGKGTMRRKKKAVHKPSTTDDKKLQSTLKRIGVNTIPAIEEVNIFKDDLVIQFVNPKVQASIPANTWVISGTPQTRKLQDILPGIINQLGPDNLDNLRKLAEQFQKEMPAGEAGAAQEDDDVPDLVAGETFEAVAEEGQK; this is encoded by the exons ATGAATAGAGAGAAGCTTATGAAGATGGCTGGTTCTGTTCGAACCGGTGGCAAGGGAACCATGAGAAG AAAGAAGAAGGCAGTGCACAAGCCATCAACAACTGATGACAAGAAGCTGCAAAGTACTTTGAAGAGAATTGGGGTTAATACAATTCCAGCTATTGAAGAAGTGAACATCTTTAAGGATGATTTGGTTATTCAGTTTGTTAATCCTAAAGTTCAAGCCTCTATTCCTGCTAACACTTGGGTTATTTCTGGCACTCCTCAAACCAGAA AACTGCAAGATATTCTTCCAGGAATCATCAACCAACTTG GGCCAGATAACTTGGACAACCTCAGGAAGTTAGCAGAACAGTTTCAAAAGGAGATGCCAGCTGGTGAGGCAGGTGCTGCacaagaagatgatgatgtcCCAGATCTTGTGGCTGGTGAGACCTTTGAAGCTGTTGCTGAAGAGGGTCAGAAGTAG
- the LOC133671069 gene encoding pentatricopeptide repeat-containing protein At5g66520-like: MSASKYLKASKKTISLLDQKGLTISQLKQIQSHLTVTATLKDPYAAAKIISLHAHSNAKSSLFYAERLFLCLQNKSTFIWNTMMQAFVEKNEAVRAFSLYKHMLESNYLPNNFTFSFVIRACIDVFNLQMGLCFHGQVVKFGWESYDFVQNGLIHLYANCGFMDLARNMFDMSIKRDVVTWTCLISGYLNSGQVLIARELFDRMPEKNPVSWGAMIAGYVRIGFFKEALEVFYDMQVSGFRLNRASIVGALTACAFLGALDQGRWIHAYVKRHHMSLDRMLGTALIDMYAKCGCIEMACSVFDEMDDRDVYAFTCLISGLANHDKSEAAIDLFNRMQDEGVVPNEVTFVCVLNACSRMGMVDEGLRIFESMSNRYVIEPQIQHYGCLVDLLGRAGKIEEAKKVVRGMPLQPDSYALGALLDACRVHGDVQLGEEMVDSLVQRCLDHGGVHVLLSNMYASADKWEDVSKVRKKMEDKNIRKLPGCSSIEVNGTVCEFVTGDRSYALEEDIMFLLFGIDKQLKSLFLDDDEHYNVTMEQVPS, encoded by the coding sequence ATGTCAGCTTCCAAATATTTGAAAGCAAGCAAGAAAACCATCTCCCTCTTAGACCAAAAAGGCCTAACCATCTCACAGTTGAAGCAAATTCAATCCCATCTCACTGTCACAGCCACCCTTAAAGATCCATATGCAGCAGCAAAAATTATCTCTCTCCATGCACATTCCAATGCCAAAAGCTCTCTCTTTTATGCAGAAAGACTCTTTCTTTGCCTTCAAAACAAGTCCACCTTCATCTGGAACACCATGATGCAAGCttttgtagaaaaaaatgaGGCCGTTAGAGCCTTTTCTCTATATAAGCACATGCTGGAGAGTAATTACTTGCCTAATAACTTTACTTTCTCTTTTGTTATCAGGGCTTgtattgatgtttttaatttgcAAATGGGTTTATGTTTTCATGGCCAAGTTGTTAAATTTGGATGGGAAAGTTATGATTTTGTGCAAAATGGATTGATTCATTTGTATGCAAATTGTGGGTTTATGGACTTGGCTAGGAACATGTTTGATATGAGTATAAAGAGGGATGTTGTTACTTGGACTTGTTTGATTAGTGGGTATTTAAATTCCGGTCAAGTCTTGATTGCTAGGGAGTTGTTTGATAGAATGCCTGAGAAGAATCCGGTTTCGTGGGGTGCCATGATCGCAGGGTATGTGCGAATTGGGTTTTTTAAGGAGGCTTTAGAGGTTTTCTATGATATGCAGGTTTCTGGGTTTAGGCTTAATCGTGCTAGCATTGTTGGTGCTCTTACGGCGTGTGCTTTCCTAGGGGCTTTGGATCAAGGAAGGTGGATACATGCTTATGTTAAGAGGCATCATATGTCATTGGATAGAATGCTTGGCACTGCGCTAATTGATATGTATGCAAAGTGTGGATGTATCGAGATGGCTTGTAGCGTGTTTGATGAGATGGATGATAGGGATGTCTATGCTTTTACTTGTTTGATTTCGGGACTAGCTAATCATGATAAGAGTGAAGCTGCCATTGATTTGTTTAACAGGATGCAGGATGAGGGAGTTGTGCCGAACGAGGTCACATTCGTATGTGTCCTCAATGCTTGTAGCCGTATGGGAATGGTGGATGAAGGGTTGAGAATATTCGAGAGCATGAGTAATAGATATGTCATTGAGCCACAAATCCAGCATTATGGCTGTTTGGTGGATCTTTTGGGGAGAGCTGGGAAGATAGAGGAAGCAAAGAAGGTGGTGAGAGGGATGCCACTGCAGCCAGATTCATATGCCTTGGGAGCATTGCTAGATGCATGTAGAGTACATGGTGATGTCCAGTTGGGTGAAGAAATGGTTGATAGCTTGGTGCAGCGGTGTCTTGACCATGGTGGTGTACATGTTCTTCTTTCAAACATGTATGCCTCCGCTGACAAATGGGAGGATGTCTCAAAGGTAAGGAAGAAGAtggaagataaaaacataagaaaGTTGCCAGGTTGTAGTTCAATTGAAGTGAATGGTACTGTTTGTGAATTTGTCACTGGAGATAGGTCCTATGCACTTGAGGAAGATATCATGTTCTTGCTGTTTGGAATTGACAAGCAGTTAAAGTCTCTTTTTCTTGATGATGATGAGCATTATAACGTAACCATGGAACAAGTTCCCTCGTAG
- the LOC133670987 gene encoding cold-responsive protein kinase 1-like yields the protein MNTKMEARNCMFNAVVVITWCFMLKMGVSDPGINMLSQGCSNYNVSSVSNFKSNLNITFGLVRTDLMNSSKHFATEQSLSGSDPVYVMFQCRDYMSEADRIACFSAASTQIRNCSVANGARVVYDGCFLRYERSDFYGETTRDANREYCGNQTTSSPDTTFNTTVAGLLGDLQVATPRIDGFFAASEREVAGSNVSVYGIAQCVQTIDSAGCQACMEVAYKNIQKCPPNADGRALDSGCFMRYSDKPFFADNQTINLLPFLKTESSSSSKKGAIIGGAAGGAALVLLIVGLFVWFKLSKKRKAAPRGNILDATELRVATIYSYKDLKSATKNFKEENKLGEGGFGDVYKGTLKNGKVVAVKKLALGQSNRVKADFASEVTLISNVHHRNLIRLLGCCNKGPELLLVYEYMANSSLDRFLFGEKRGSLRWKQRFDIILGTAQGLAYLHEQFHVCIIHRDIKSSNILLDDDFQPKIADFGLARLLPENQSHLSTKFAGTLGYTAPEYALHGQLSEKVDTYSFGIVVLEIVSGKKSSEMIADPGAEYLLKKAWKLYENGAHLELVDESLDPSEYVAEHAKKIIEIALMCTQSSPTLRPTMSEVVVLFKSRGSLEHTQPTRPPFVESVERIRGDRSTSTASSSSNATASFSVVSAR from the exons ATGAACACAAAGATGGAGGCCAGGAATTGCATGTTTAATGCAGTAGTAGTAATTACATGGTGTTTTATGCTGAAAATGGGAGTATCAGACCCAGGAATCAATATGCTAAGCCAAGGTTGCAGCAATTATAATGTTAGCAGCGTGTCGAATTTCAAGAGCAACCTGAACATAACCTTCGGGTTAGTCAGGACAGACTTGATGAACAGCAGCAAACACTTTGCAACCGAGCAAAGTTTGAGTGGTTCGGACCCGGTTTATGTCATGTTTCAATGCAGAGATTATATGTCTGAAGCTGACCGCATTGCTTGTTTTTCTGCTGCTTCGACGCAGATTCGCAACTGCTCTGTGGCCAATGGTGCTCGTGTTGTCTATGATGGATGTTTCCTCAG GTATGAGAGGAGCGATTTCTATGGGGAGACCACTCGGGATGCCAATCGCGAGTATTGCGGGAATCAAACTACATCATCACCAGATACTACTTTTAACACAACTGTGGCAGGCCTATTAGGCGATCTTCAAGTGGCGACACCAAGGATAGATGGTTTCTTTGCTGCTAGCGAGAGGGAAGTGGCAGGTTCAAATGTATCCGTGTATGGCATTGCACAATGTGTGCAAACTATTGATTCGGCTGGTTGCCAAGCTTGTATGGAAGTTGCCTATAAAAACATACAGAAGTGTCCTCCAAATGCGGATGGCAGGGCACTTGATTCAGGATGTTTTATGAGATACTCGGACAAACCCTTCTTTGCTGATAACCAGACTATCAATCTCCTGCCTTTCTTGAAAACTG AAAGTTCATCAAGCTCCAAAAAAGGCGCGATTATCGGGGGTGCAGCTGGAGGGGCAGCCCTTGTTTTGCTTATTGTTGGATTGTTTGTTTGGTTTAAACTATCTAAGAAGCGGAAGGCAGCTCCTAGAG GTAATATATTAGATGCAACCGAGCTGCGAGTCGCCACCATATACAGTTATAAGGACTTGAAATCGgcaacaaaaaattttaaagaagaaaacaagctAGGAGAAGGAGGTTTTGGTGATGTATACAAG GGTACTTTGAAGAATGGGAAAGTAGTTGCAGTAAAGAAACTAGCTCTAGGCCAGTCCAACAGGGTCAAAGCAGATTTTGCAAGTGAAGTCACACTGATAAGCAATGTTCATCACCGGAATCTTATCCGTTTACTCGGCTGTTGTAACAAAGGACCAGAGCTACTTCTTGTATATGAATACATGGCAAACAGCAGCCTTGATAGATTCTTATTTG GTGAAAAACGAGGATCCCTCAGATGGAAGCAACGATTTGATATAATCCTCGGCACAGCTCAAGGGCTCGCCTATCTGCACGAGCAATTCCATGTGTGCATCATTCATAGAGATATAAAATCCAGCAACATTCTCCTGGATGACGATTTCCAACCCAAGATAGCAGATTTTGGGTTGGCAAGGCTTCTACCTGAAAATCAGAGCCACCTGAGCACAAAATTTGCCGGAACATT GGGATACACAGCACCTGAGTATGCTCTCCATGGACAGTTATCGGAAAAAGTTGACACGTACAGCTTTGGTATCGTTGTCCTTGAAATCGTTAGTGGCAAGAAGAGCAGTGAGATGATAGCTGATCCTGGTGCTGAATACCTCCTCAAAAAG GCATGGAAGCTATATGAGAATGGAGCGCACCTTGAATTGGTGGATGAAAGCTTAGATCCCAGTGAGTATGTAGCAGAGCATGCAAAGAAAATCATAGAGATTGCCTTGATGTGCACCCAATCATCACCAACTTTAAGGCCAACAATGTCCGAGGTAGTTGTTTTGTTCAAAAGTAGGGGTTCACTGGAGCACACGCAACCAACTAGACCTCCCTTTGTTGAATCTGTTGAAAGGATCCGTGGAGACAGATCCACTTCTACCGCGTCCTCCTCATCCAATGCCACTGCTTCTTTCTCTGTGGTGTCTGCTCGCTGA
- the LOC133670485 gene encoding cold-responsive protein kinase 1-like, which produces MLCILFDIDFVGQLMNPKMESRNCMFNAVVVITWCFMLKVGALDPGINMLSQGCSSYNVSSVSNFNSNLNITFGLVRTDLMNNSKKFVTEQSLSGPDSVYAMFQCRDYMSAADCIACFSAASTQIRNCSVANGARVVYDGCFLRYERSEFYGETTRDANREYCGNQTTSSPDTTFNTTVAGLLGDLQVATPRIDGFFAASKREVAGSNVSVYGIAQCVQTIDSAGCQACMEVAYKNIQRCPPNADGRALDSGCFMRYSDKPFFADNQTIDLLPFLKTKSSSSSKKGAIIGGAAGGAALVLLIVGLFVWFKLSKKRKAAPRGNILDATELRGATIYSYKDLKSATKNFKEENKLGEGGFGDVYKGTLKNGKVVAVKKLALGQSNRVKADFASEVTLISNVHHRNLIRLLGCCSKGPELLLVYEYMANSSLDRFLFGEKRGSLRWKQRFDIILGTAQGLAYLHEQFHVCIIHRDIKSSNILLDGDFQPKIADFGLARLLPENQSHLSTKFAGTLGYTAPEYALHGQLSEKVDAYSFGIVVLEIVSGKKSSEMIADPGAEYLLKKAWKLYEDDKHIELVDESLDPSEYEAEHAKKIIEIALMCTQSSPTSRPSMSEVVVLFKSRGSLEHTQPTRPPFVESVERFHGDKSTSTASSSSNATASFSVLSAR; this is translated from the exons ATGTTATGTATCCTATTTGATATTGATTTTGTCGGTCAATTAATGAACCCAAAGATGGAGTCCAGGAATTGCATGTTTAACGCAGTAGTAGTAATCACATGGTGTTTTATGCTGAAAGTTGGAGCATTAGACCCAGGAATCAATATGCTAAGCCAAGGTTGCAGCAGTTATAATGTTAGCAGCGTGTCGAATTTCAACAGCAACCTGAACATAACCTTCGGGTTAGTCAGGACTGACTTGATGAACAACAGCAAAAAATTTGTAACCGAGCAGAGTTTGAGTGGTCCAGACTCAGTTTATGCCATGTTTCAGTGCAGAGATTATATGTCTGCAGCTGATTGCATTGCTTGTTTTTCTGCTGCTTCGACGCAGATTCGCAACTGCTCTGTGGCCAATGGTGCTCGTGTTGTCTATGATGGATGTTTCCTCAG GTATGAGAGGAGCGAATTCTACGGGGAGACTACTCGGGATGCCAATCGCGAGTATTGCGGGAATCAAACTACATCATCACCAGATACTACTTTTAACACAACTGTGGCAGGCCTATTAGGCGATCTTCAAGTGGCGACACCAAGGATAGATGGTTTCTTTGCTGCTAGCAAGAGGGAAGTGGCAGGTTCAAATGTATCGGTGTATGGCATTGCACAATGTGTGCAAACTATTGATTCGGCTGGTTGCCAAGCTTGTATGGAAGTTGCCTATAAAAACATACAGAGGTGTCCTCCAAATGCGGATGGTAGGGCACTTGATTCAGGATGTTTTATGAGATACTCGGACAAACCCTTCTTTGCTGATAACCAGACTATCGATCTCCTGCCTTTCTTGAAAACTA AAAGTTCATCAAGCTCCAAAAAAGGCGCGATTATCGGGGGTGCAGCTGGAGGGGCAGCCCTTGTTTTGCTTATTGTTGGATTGTTTGTTTGGTTTAAACTATCTAAGAAGCGGAAGGCAGCTCCTAGAG GTAATATATTAGATGCAACCGAGCTGCGAGGCGCCACCATATACAGTTACAAGGACTTGAAATCGgcaacaaaaaattttaaagaagaaaacaagctAGGAGAAGGAGGTTTTGGTGATGTATACAAG GGTACTTTGAAGAATGGGAAAGTAGTTGCAGTAAAGAAACTAGCTCTAGGCCAGTCCAACAGGGTCAAAGCAGATTTTGCAAGTGAAGTCACACTGATAAGCAATGTTCATCACCGGAATCTTATCCGTCTACTCGGCTGTTGTAGCAAAGGACCAGAGCTACTTCTTGTATATGAATACATGGCAAACAGCAGCCTTGATAGATTCTTATTTG GTGAAAAACGAGGATCCCTCAGATGGAAGCAACGATTTGATATAATCCTCGGCACAGCTCAAGGGCTCGCCTATCTGCACGAGCAATTCCATGTGTGCATCATTCATAGAGATATAAAATCCAGCAACATTCTCCTGGATGGCGATTTCCAACCCAAGATAGCAGATTTTGGGTTGGCAAGGCTTCTACCTGAAAATCAGAGCCACCTTAGCACAAAATTTGCCGGAACATT GGGATACACAGCGCCTGAGTACGCTCTCCACGGACAGTTATCGGAAAAAGTTGACGCATACAGCTTTGGTATCGTTGTCCTTGAAATCGTAAGTGGCAAGAAGAGCAGTGAGATGATAGCTGATCCTGGTGCTGAATACCTCCTCAAAAAG GCATGGAAGCTATATGAGGATGACAAGCACATTGAATTGGTGGATGAAAGCTTAGATCCCAGTGAGTATGAAGCGGAGCATGCAAAGAAAATCATAGAGATTGCCTTAATGTGCACCCAATCATCACCAACTTCAAGGCCATCAATGTCCGAGGTAGTTGTTTTGTTCAAAAGTAGGGGTTCACTGGAGCACACGCAACCAACTAGACCTCCCTTTGTTGAATCTGTTGAAAGGTTCCATGGAGACAAGTCAACTTCTACTGCCTCCTCCTCATCCAATGCCACTGCTTCTTTCTCTGTGTTGTCTGCACGTTGA
- the LOC133670608 gene encoding silicon efflux transporter LSI3-like isoform X2 — MALGPIKKVVLGSVAFAVFWILAVFPAVPFLPIGRTAGSILGAMLMVIFKVITPEQAYDAINLPVLGLLFGTMVVSIYLERADMFKHLGVLFSWKSRGAKDMLCRICIVSAISSALFTNDTTCVILTEFILKIARENNIRPEPFLLGLASSSNIGSSATPIGNPQNLIIAIQSGISFGEFVLGLLPAVLLGVFVNALNLLCMFWRLLSDVEEDSAVHQISLATMSSPKSLESHECDPITEHVTSQSSPVINRNGGHSKNLKNRLSELDMCSDSCGEIELKKPVLSKKEATDNMFSEIGEQKEESFARGGVQGTMEMMTDLESGPQQSTEESKGQLNRWKRLCIYLGTVGMLVAFLMGLDMSWTALTTALIFVILDFKDAGPCLEKVSYSLLVFFCGMFITVDGFNKTGIPGSLWSLMEPHARIDHASGIAVLAIVILLLSNVASNVPTGSCFCHCNIS, encoded by the exons ATGGCTCTGGGTCCGATTAAGAAGGTTGTCTTAGGTTCAGTTGCCTTCGCTGTCTTTTGGATTTTGGCAGTTTTCCCAGCAGTTCCTTTCTTACCCATTGGAAGGACAGCAGGTTCCATCCTCGGGGCAATGCTTATGGTTATCTTCAAAGTCATCACCCCTGAGCAAGCATATGATGCCATCAACCTCCCTGTACTGGGCCTTCTCTTTGGAACCATGGTTGTAAGCATCTATCTTGAAAGAGCAGACATGTTCAAGCACTTGGGAGTCTTGTTCTCATGGAAGAGTCGGGGTGCGAAGGACATGCTCTGCCGGATCTGCATTGTTTCTGCCATTTCAAGTGCTCTGTTCACTAATGACACCACCTGTGTCATTCTCACTGAATTCATATTAAAGATTGCTAGAGAAAACAATATTCGACCCGAACCTTTCTTGCTTGGGCTGGCTTCAAGTTCGAATATTGGATCCTCTGCAACTCCAATCGGCAACCCTCAAAACTTGATAATTGCTATTCAAAGTGGCATCTCTTTTGGGGAATTCGTATTGGGACTTCTTCCCGCGGTGCTTTTGGGCGTCTTTGTAAATGCTTTAAATCTTTTATGCATGTTTTGGAGGTTGTTATCTGATGTTGAGGAAGATTCAGCTGTCCATCAGATTTCGCTTGCTACCATGTCATCTCCCAAATCTTTGGAATCTCACGAATGTGATCCCATTACAGAACATGTGACCTCCCAGAGTTCCCCTGTTATAAACAGGAATGGAGGTCATTCCAAGAATCTTAAAAACAGGTTGAGTGAATTGGATATGTGCAGTGATTCCTGTGGTGAAATTGAGCTGAAGAAACCAGTCCTTTCAAAGAAGGAGGCAACTGATAATATGTTTTCTGAAATAGGAGAGCAAAAGGAGGAAAGTTTTGCAAGGGGTGGAGTACAAGGGACCATGGAGATGATGACTGATTTAGAGTCCGGGCCGCAACAGTCCACCGAAGAAAGTAAAGGCCAGCTGAATAGATGGAAGAGACTGTGTATTTACCTTGGTACTGTTGGAATGCTGGTTGCTTTTCTAATGGGTTTGGACATGTCTTGGACTGCACTCACAACAGCCCTCATTTTTGTGATTCTTGATTTCAAAGATGCAGGGCCTTGCCTAGAGAAG GTTTCATACTCTCTTCTGGTATTCTTTTGTGGAATGTTTATCACGGTTGATGGCTTCAATAAAACAGGAATTCCTGGCAGTCTCTGGAGCTTGATGGAGCCTCATGCACGGATCGATCATGCTAGTGGGATTGCTGTGCTGGCCATTGTAATACTTCTTCTCTCAAATGTTGCTTCGAATGTACCAACTG